DNA from Prevotella melaninogenica:
CCTGTTCCAAGACTAACAAGTAGCAAAGCACCAAACATTGCTGCATAGCCCATTACTCCTCCACCCAATGGGATAGACAAGAATAGATAGCCCGCAAACATGACGATAATACCAATAGTCACCATCTTTCCATAGCCAAACTTATCGGCCATGATACCACCGACCAATGGCAAGAAATAAACTAAGGCAAGGAAAACACCATAAATCACGCCAGCTGTATTACCAGATAACCCGAAATTGGCTCTTAAAAATAAAGAGAAAACAGCTATCATGGTATAATAGCCGAAACGCTCACCAGTATTGGCTAATGCCAATGCGTACAGTGCTTTAGGTTGGTTCTCAAACATAATGATAAAATTATAGGTTAATTATTACTTTGTTTTTACAATGTCAAAAAGGTATGTAGCCTTAACTACGATATTACCATAGTTAGACTTGCCAAAATAGTCTTTCTTTGAACTTCCATAAATATTGCCCAATCCATAGTAGTAACGGGCTTCAAGTAGGAAATGACCTACATGTCGGTTGCTATACTCTAAACCTAAGCCAGCTGCAATACCGTAGTCTAACTTCTTTTCTACTGGCATTGACTCCTGTGCTGTTACCGCATTGCTTCGCCCTGTACCATCATTGGCAAGGTTAGGAGTATCATAATTCTTAGAAGTTGACTCTCCCAAATAGAGTCCTAACTGTGGTCCTGCTTGGAAGAAGAAGTTAAAACCATTCTGTTCACGCCCCCATGCAAGGTGTGCGAAGACCGGAATCTGAATATAGTTAACAGTGCGTGAATACGCTTCAGCATCCCCATTAGAGTTGATAACAGGCTGATCAGTACCCGTCAGTATCTTCTCTTTCCATCCGATTGAGGCATAGTTCACCTCACCATAGATAGAACAAATAGTATTAAAGTACTTCTCGCACACATAACGCACACTCAATCCTCCAGTTACTCCACCATGCATAGATTGTCTTACACTCGGAGTGAAGCCCACATTAGAGAGTACGTAACCACCATTTACACCAATAGCAAAGTCGTTACGATGGTCTCCTATCTGCGCTGCAGCAGTCAACGGCAGCGCAAGTAGGACAACAACTAATAATCTTGAGATTCTATTCTTCATTTTTGAATAAGGTTCTCTACAACTGTTTAATAGACAAGATTCTCCATTGTCTGGTCTGTCTTGAAGTGAACCAGCTGGAAGTTATCATTGATATATCCGCCCTGTCCTACACGAACAAAGTCATAACGTGTCTGCAATGGACGATACTTAACCTCAGCAGCAGTACCCTTAAAGTTCTTTCCATTAGCCTTTAAGCCACGTACAAAGAACTGTGCTTGATCATAGCCAGTAATTGCCATACGTGGAATATACTGTCTTGACATAGGCTCACCATACTGCTCTGTGTACTTTGCTTCGAGCTCCTTTGTCTTATCCGCTGCCTTATTATAATAATAGGTAGATGGTATATAAGTGTTATACTTGAAGTATTGGTCAAGATAATAATCCTGATAAACAAACCACTGGTTATAACCATAAAGGCTAATCGCAATACCAGGGCGCGCTTTCTTCAACTGAGCCAGTTTATTAAACACCTCATTTAACTGTGGACTTTTCTCTGAATTAAGAATCACAACATTTGGACGAGTAGCATCAAAATGCTTTGAAAAGTCTGCATTCGATGACTTTAAACTTGTGAGATTATACTTGATTTTCTGTAAATCAAGCTGCTTTCTCAAGCTTGTTGTGAACTCACCCACC
Protein-coding regions in this window:
- a CDS encoding porin family protein — translated: MKNRISRLLVVVLLALPLTAAAQIGDHRNDFAIGVNGGYVLSNVGFTPSVRQSMHGGVTGGLSVRYVCEKYFNTICSIYGEVNYASIGWKEKILTGTDQPVINSNGDAEAYSRTVNYIQIPVFAHLAWGREQNGFNFFFQAGPQLGLYLGESTSKNYDTPNLANDGTGRSNAVTAQESMPVEKKLDYGIAAGLGLEYSNRHVGHFLLEARYYYGLGNIYGSSKKDYFGKSNYGNIVVKATYLFDIVKTK